Sequence from the Gadus chalcogrammus isolate NIFS_2021 chromosome 21, NIFS_Gcha_1.0, whole genome shotgun sequence genome:
aaaactccacagccttggtgacagagccttctccagggcatctcccaggctctggaactccctcccccaacatatttgtgactctgagtccctcaccatcttccagtcccgcctcaagactcatctcttctcctctgcccctAGATCACTCATTATCCCTAGCCCCATCAACTCaaactttttttcttgtttaactatttttgtgcccctgtaaagcgctttgagtgtgtgaaaagcgctatataaattgaatctattattattattatttccttcCTCAATGAACTCTAGCTCTTCTTCTACCAGGGCTCACCTCCTCGATCTTCTTCTGCATGTCCTGCAGCTGGTCCTCCCACTCCTGCATCTCCGAGTCGAAGCCGTCGGTCGCGTCGGCCCGCTCCGGGCCCCAGCCGCGACCGCCGTGCTCCAGCCCTCGCCGCAGGTCGATGGCCGCCATCACGCAGCCCCCTGGATGCAGAGAGGCCCCCGGTGTCAAATGGCAGGTTTcgcctctatctctgtctctctcgcgctGTGTCGCTCTGGTTCCCAAGAGAGGCGATGGCGGACGTCTGGAGGAGTGAGGGACACTGGAAAGAGAAAAGGGGAATAGGGGTTAGGAGATTTTGTAGGTTATGATTGTATGGGGTAGCCTATAACAaaaagtgtatttatttatttttcattatagGCCGTCACACGTGGGCTTGTATCATGAAGAACTTGAGCGTAAGGATACTCAGGAATTTGTCCACCTATTCAAGGCCAAGGTCTGGTATTTTTAGGTTCCCTCAAAAACACATTCTTGCCAAAGATCTACAGCCGAGCGATCCTACGTATTTTCCCTTCGCACGCGTGGTCAAGGGGTCGCGTCGCGTGACAGCATTGCCGTTTACCCCCTTGATCGCTTTGGCCTGGAGCTTGACCTGCCGACGCATCACTGGTTAAGAATCCGGTGAGGAACTTGGGAGGTATTTACCGCAGACGTCATAGCCGCAGATGTCGCATTCCTACCGGTTTCGAAGAAATAAGGCAATATATCAGTCTCTCATGGACAGAGACAATCTCGCCCAACTAATTACAAGGCCCAGTTGGCCGTGTAACGTTGTCATTCCACATCTACATGTTTTGACAATGTGCCACGCACTATTTTGTGCTCTGCTCCATCTTAATTACGGTGGCGATCAGCGTGACTGTTTTCATGGAAGGAACATACAGTCCACGTAGCCTGCATCCGGATTGTGATGTAAGAGTGGATATTTATACTCTTGTAACTATATGCATCGTAAACTCTGGGATATTTTGTGTCTGTCGTGTAGCCTGCTGGTCGGAGCAACGGATCATTGTGTGagtaaatgaaaaaagaaaaaatgatgtaggctatatagatatattatctGCTACTAAAGAACGTAAATACAAAGCTGGAAAATAGGTTGTGTAGCCCATTAGAGGCCTAAATACGACATTATCCCTCAATACGCAAAAATGAAACCGAAAACGCCATAAAATCCGAAAAAAGTGAATATCAAGATAAAAACATCTTTCAATTTTTACGGTTGTATTTCACCCGACGTTTTCAAGTTGCGCGATGTGCACATGCTGAAATAAACCGCtatctaggcctacatcaaTCCTTACCTTGCTAGAATACAGCTGCGCTTTATTTCCCTTATCCTGTCAAGTGCGTCCCTCCAATGTGCGCTGCTGGCCGTTCCCTCCGCAACAGCGTGCGCTCCAGAGACACAACCGGACGGCAGTCCACCTTTAAGCTGATAGCTTTCTACTCCTCGGATTTCTTTTGCCCCTCACGTTACGTTAAGTTTCGCGGATTGAATTTAAAGGTCCCTGTTTCCTACCCCGACAGCAGCGAGCTTAAGCATGGAGCAGATATGTTGAGTAAGGGGGTAAACAACTTCTGTTCCAAAGGGGGACCCTGCATTTATACTGCGGGGCAGTGTTTACTCGGACTCGTCATTGGTGCCGGGATCAAGTGTCATAATGTCAAATTTATTCCAGCATTTGAAGTCTCGTTGGGACAACTGTCGTCACCAACATCCTGGCTATAATTACCTGGCGCtcggagagtgagagagggaaagtgtTTGCATAGCTGTTTGAGCTGAGGGGTACCtcttagccaatcagcgtctctGTTGCTACTCTGCTTTAGGATGCTGGGCAGATTTCGCCTTGTGACCAGCCCGAGATGCAATTCATTTTTCCGAGGGATGCCACCAGGTTGATGTATGTGAcactatgaataataatatgtCCCTGTTGATAATATCTTTATTTAACAGCGGCTGCCTCTCACGGAAAGACTGCAAGATAGATACCGCCGATACTGATTGTAACGACTGTAGAATAAGTGTAGTTATTCCAGTATTATGAACATATGAACACCAAAATTACTCTTGCAGTATGCATGTACCATGAACAAGTTatggtcaaaaataaataaataaatattgaagtGCAAACACAGCCGAAGAATTAAATTAGAGAATCATGAAGTTTGTTTTCTGGGAGATATGTGCATTTAACTTTTATCATGTCAACAGCTAAGAGACCACCATGCAGTACACAATAAACATAAGAGTGGGCTCTCCCAGGCCGTGAGTATATGGAGACCCATGACTCAGTGGCTCACTTGTTGCGCACGTGACCGCTAATGCACCAGCGCTCCAGTCGTGCACTAATGCTCCACTATTGCACACGTGACCACTCGTGCACGAGCGCTCCACTCGTGCACATCATGTGCGCAGGTGACCGTGTTCCCTGGACATCCCTGGAGCCGCCTTGTCGTGTCAGGGAGACTCTTGTCACCAATCATCCAACACGCCATCAATTACTAAGTATTTCTGACTCCGGCTGGGGGGCGCTCTGGGAATCCCCCAGAGGGCCCCCCAACATTTGTCGCCCCCTGATGATCATTAAGACCGGCCCCCTCCCACCAGCCCCAGTctccccaccgccgccgccgcctcccacCAACTGCCGTTTGAAGTTTTATGGGTTTTAAAGGCAAAAAGCCAAAACAAATGCTTATTTTGAGACGGGTACGACCATCTCAGATGACTGGCGCATGTCTAACTTATCCAACAGAGGTCATTTAGCAGCAAAGTTAAGTAGAAAGATTGATTCAATCTTTGAGTTTTTCATTTAAAACGTATTTAGTATCAGGCTAATTTGTGCTTTGTATCTCACTATGGAAGTATTTGTGTAGGAATCTGATTACGTTCAACGTGACTTGAAattgtaaaaaataacattttgaaaCTCACCTTCCCATGGGGGCGAAGCAGTCGGCAAGGCATTATGGGTAATGTAGACGTCAGTGTGGAACCTAACAGTGTTTCCTTGGATGCGTCTGTGGCCAGAGCAAATGTCCTGTGCTATTGGTTACCATGGCAATGAATGtgttggggagagggggggggggggaggaaaaaaCGTCAAAAGAGCAAAAAGAACAAAGGATGAAActcagaagaaaacaaaaagacaaCGAAAAGGTGGGGGAAGAAAAATCACAGGACGAAGAAAAGGGTAAAAAGAAAGACTAGTTTGAAGATGGTGGCGTAGGATAGAGATGAGAACAACACAAGAATGAggatgagaagaattatgggctGGAACAtctagagagaggaagaatggAACGACAAGAGACAAGGGGAAGAGGTTGAATGAAGAGGAAGAGCGATTAGTGTTAAGGTAACACAGTGCAAAGACATGTCAAGCCAATGCCAGGACATTTCAAACCCCCTTCCTTCCTTATTTGTGACGTGTCCATCGGCAGAATCATGTACACACATTTACTCTCAATCAATGCATTACAAggcattcacacagacacacaccaagtgaaacacacacacacacagagtgaagcacacacacataccagtctttcccccagaaaatgtcttagtcaaggtcAGGGGcgtagcaccaaattctgggccctgtatacaagacgacgtactgatgggcccccccaaatttcccctaccagccccctgctcAATTGTTGCCAGGGGTGGGGAAGAAAAAAGttgttgacagggggggggggggggggcgagacgTGACCTAGCGGCATATCGCCACTGAACGCATTGTGAGAATCCTGCCACTAGGGGGTGGTaggagaagaaaaaatatataaatattctttattttattttttacattcccATGGGTCCCCCTCCGCCTTGGGCCCCCCAAGCCTGACCGTCTTACACCCCCAGTCCTTCGGCCCTGGTCAAGGTGGTCAagaccaagtaaaacacacacacacacacacacacacacacaaacacacacacacacacacacacacacacacacacacacacacacacacacacacacacacacacacacacacacacacacacacacacacacacacacacacacaaacacagggtcaagcaaacacacacacacacagcgagtgaatcacacacatatatacacacccatacacacaccgaggcaagcacacacgcacacacacacacacacacacacacacacgcacgcacgcacgcacgcacgcacacacacacacacacacacacacacacacacacacacacacacacacacacacacacacacacacacacacacacacacacacacacacacacacacacacacacacatatacacacacacacacacatatacacacacacacacacacacacacacacacacacacacacacacacacacacacacacacacactctctctctcaccgacAGCGGCTCCTCCGTGTCCCTCCCCTCCAGCTGGGGCAGCTCCAGGCGGTCGATGAAGGCCTGCAGCTCCTTCCGGAAGGCCTTCATCTGGGCGCTGATGCGGTACAGCAGCTCGTGCTCCCGGAACCGCCCTCCCATCCCGATCCCCAggccctcctgctcctcctccctcccccgctcctcccccccgccgccgcccccccggccgAACATcagctcgccgccgccgccgtagaCCCGCGCGTCCGAGATGATGGAGGCCGTGTCGGCGATGAGGCGGTCCATGGTGCGCACCAGACGCTCCGCCTCCATGCGGATGTCCATCATCTGCTGCCTCTCGCGCAGGCCGCTGatgcccccgccgccgccgccgccgcggccaccaccaccgccgccaggaAGGAAGCGGGCGAAGGCGGccgtgggggaggaggaggccgacgAGGGGAGGGCGCCCCCGTCCAGCCCCGTGGGGGTGTAGAGCCCCCGTGTGGGGGTCAAGCAGCGCCCAACGCcgttgccgccgccgccgttgtTTCCGTTTCTGACCTCGTCCGGGTCGCTCTCCCCGCCCACGGGACCCTCGCGCTTGCGGTGCGGGGGCTGCAGCCGGGCGGAGGGAGCGGAGTCGTCGCCGCCGCCGggacccccgccgccgccgcccgccgtcGCTGTCGGCGTCGCTGTCCCGCGGGCTGGCGCGCACGCCCAGGTGCGAGGCCAGGTCGTAGCGCTGCATGTTGGACAGCAGCACGCGGTTCTCGTACTGCAGCTGCAtcacctgcagggggcagcgCGGGACGTGGATGAGACACGATAGACTGTACCACATGGTTCTTGCTTAATGCCAGATGGGTAATTGGGGGTCAGATTAAGTAGTACAGGACAGTGGTAGTAAAACATAGATAATAAAAAATGCATGtatatagagtgagagagagagagagagagagagagagagagagagagagagagagagagagagagagagagagagagagagagagagagagagagagagagagagagagagagagagaaaaaataagttAACATTATCAAAAGTCATGGCGGACATtattgattaattaattgtaaCACTTCACATTATTGgcagtttttgtgtttgtgtcgaaAGTGTCTGAGCAACTAAAGTGAGATTGCATGAGTAATGCATCTCAGTGGCCTCGCTAGCGGGACCGTGCTGCGTTCTATATCCCCCCGGCGTGAGGCCGAGAGCGCCGCCGCTCGGCCGCCCCTCGCCGTGAAGAGGGCTCTACGGGGGACGCACCTTGCCGCTGAGGTCGTTGATCTGCAGCCTGGCCAtcttcagctcctcctgcagggcgTCCACCTTGGCGCTGTCCATGGCCAGCGCGGCGGCCGCGCCCCCCCCGCCATGGCGCCCGCCCCCTTCCAGGGTGCCGGCCTTGAAGCGCATCTTGTTGAGCTCCGTGGTCACCCTCTTGTTCTGGTCCTCCGAGTCGGCCAGGTTCCTCCGCAGCAGCTCCGCCTCGTCCTCCaccagctgcagctgctgccgcagCTCCGTCAGGTCCTCccgcaggccccgcccccggcccacGCCGCCCGGCCCCCGGCCGCCGTCCTCcccgccctcgccctcgccccgCTGGTCGTCCAGCTCGGCGCGCAGGCCCCGGTTCTCCACCTGGGGTcggaggggatggagagggggggaggtgatggagaggggggaggggacagaggtgcagagggggggaggggggggaggagatggagagggggcagggatggagaggggggaggggacagagggggggaggggcgaggggacagaggggcagagggggggagaggggggagaggggggagggggggatgggatggattttggggaggggggggagggtagggcagagggatggaggggatgtgtttgggtgtgagagagggaaacTCATTaatggtgatagtggtggtaaAAGGTTCACGACACTGTTGTCTCGTAAACAACATTGTCAGGCTGTAAATTCAATGCAAGTTGTTTGGGcaataaaagtgtctgcttagTGACTGTTTAGTGAATATCATTCGAATTAAACATGAACCTGAACGTCAACAGGAACAGACACAAGGCAGCCTCACGTGACTTTTATACACATACTCTTGTTCGGTGGTGCATGCGTTCATGTACgttatttttttaagggttCGCTTTCTTTCATCTATTTGCTCTCACCTCCAGCTCCACGATCTTCCTGCCCAGGATattggcctcctcctccaccaggcggaGGCGGAGCTTCAGCTCAGACTCGCGGGTGGTGGGCGGGCCCCCGGCCTCGCCCTTGGGGTGGGGGCTGTCCAGGTCCCCGTAGAAGGAGCGGTACTTCTGCAGCTCCTGGTCCAGGCGGTCCTTCTCCTTGTCGATGGTGGccgtcttcttcctcatcaGCACCGCCTCCTCTTTGATGAAGGCCAGCTGGCACTTGAGGTCCTCGTTGTCCTCCTGtaggagaagagggaggtgCGGGTGTGGTGGGTGAGATGGTGTAGTGGGGGCGAGGGCGTCCCACTCCCagcgtaccccccccccccccccNNNNNNNNNNNNNNNNNNNNNNNNNNNNNNNNNNNNNNNNNNNNNNNNNNNNNNNNNNNNNNNNNNNNNNNNNNNNNNNNNNNNNNNNNNNNNNNNNNNNTTCTATTTAGTAAGAGATGTttactatttactattttactatTAACTCTTTGTTGTACGTACATGTGATTAATGAACAcgtatcttgctcaaggacgtcTTGGAAGAGTGTGTCAAAGGTTCAGGGGGTTCAAACCGAGAACACTCCGGCTGGGACTTCAACCCCCTAACCTTAACTAGTAAGATTAGGTGCTACGTTGGTAATCTTAACTAATCCTGCCTGCTCATGCCTGTCATTGATGcatatgcgtgtatgtgtgtggcgtgtTGCATGCGTGTGGCGGTCCACACACCCTGACTTCGTTTTCATCCTCAGAGTAGTTGACGGGCTGGCAGAGATAGCTGTAACCGGCCGCCCTGGAGGCTATCAGGAGCTAAGGAACCAGAGAAGAACACGAGACGTCAGAGCACAAACAAGGGTCCGGCCAACGGCAGGCCCATCCAAGCCATGGTTgggatatatttatttgtcattggaaagaagtacaacgaaattcagtgcactcacgtactggtctattttaaaaaggtaacataataaataataaataaagaaagaaaatacattcaacatctCTTTCACTCACTACATTCATGTCGTCATACACTATACCGTTAACTTAGTGTCATTGTATgccaaaaaaagtaaaaaaaaaaataaaaaaaaaatggagtgATGCATTGAAGGGTGTGTCTATGGGACTACATGACCCCGCCCCCTTTCCGTTAGATTGGGCATTTTTTGGCCACTCAAAATCAGCCACATTGTTGGAAATGGGGCTGCACAGTATACGTTTACTGGAAAATTGTCAATCAAAAAACGAGTGTGGTCTGGGCTAAATGAGTCTGGACATGACACCCATGAGGATTCTGTACATTGTAATGGAAATGTCCTTGAGACATGTTGTTCGCAAGACACTAAGCCACTGTGACCCCTTAGTTACTGTATATATTGGGTTAGATACAGTACAATTTCACTGTTTATACCGTGCTTATCGCCCCTGAGGGTAACTGAGACGGCCTTAGCGGACTCAAAACGCAGCAATACCACAAAGTACTGTCATGTCACGCTAAGTTTGTAAATTCTGTTGAGCATTTTCATGTCAAGTTAAAATCACTCTCGTTTCAGGCACTTGACTTCCTCCACTGTGATTGCCTACCCGGTTCCTGATTAGTCTCACCTGTGTTCCCCTCCCTCATGTATAAATAGCCCTTGTTTCCCTTTGTCTAATGTCAGTTTGTCTTGTATCCCCTGGGTGTTGTCAAGCCTCAGTATTTGCTAGTTTTTGTGCCCAGATACTTGCAGATACTACtgcatttaattgtgtttttgtatCCTCCTTAGCGAGTACCTTTTGTTATAGTTTTGTATTCCTCCATGAGAGAGTTTtttgttaccattttctagCAAAGTGTTTTTTAGTTTAAACATACTGCCGTCTTTTGAGTCCCTGTCCCGGAGTCAAGGCGCGGCAAGTACCTCCTGAGACTGCCGTAAGGAGTTGTGGCATCCCAGTCTGCAGCAGTGCCCTCAAGGAAGTTCCCCTAGTTTAACACTGGAGTGTGCCTACTGTTCGGGGCTCACTACAGCACTTCCACTTTTCTGTGTTTGTCATGTTGTGTAGCCACTCTGCAGAgactatatttattttatactatttttaaCCCTATATTGTAATCAACTTTTTGAGTTTATTCTGAGTTGCGTTGACAATACAGTTCACCCATGCCCAGAGAAATCTTGCAACGCTTACATTTTACAGTAGATTACTGAAAGCCTTAGTTGGGTATTGTGAGATTCTAACGTGCTTAATTTAATAGAAGATAGTAATTTTTTTTGAAGTCAAGATGTTGCTTTATTCATCCACTTGATTGACAGATTATGTTCTGTAGTCAATCAAAAGAAGAACAAGGTCAGATTCgattattacatttaaatattgTTGGGTTTTACTTCCAACCGGATTGGGCCGGAGCAGGAGAGCAAAAGCCTCATGCTAATCGGCTTGTATCTCTTTGAACAACGTAAGGCTACGGCCATATTAGAAAATCAACGACAACTTGAATATCTCAATGGTCTCACGAGGCTAGTAGTTAAGCGCCCCTTACTGTGACAAGCGCCATACCTCTTTGGCGATATAGAAGTTGAGGACCACCATGCTGAAGTTGTAGACTATGAGGGTCTTCCTAAGGACGAATGGCTGCCGGTCCTGCATGTATCGAGGTCCCGCCCACAGGAAGAGCAGGTACAGGCAGCTGATGGCCAGCGTCGGGAGGGGCGATGACATCATGGGCCATTTTTCGACCCTTTTGTCtgcggggagagaggggggggttacGGTGTGTCAACATCAAAATGGGTCCCGTTTGAAGAAAGGGCTATGAGGAATCCCTGTTGTTTTATAGGCTATAACGTACAATGTTATAAGCCGACCACAATGCTAGGTGCTGAAACATATGTTCAAGGCGATTAATAATACTGAAGACGTGTGACTCCTCATTGCAGAGCAATACAAAAGTATAAGGTAGCGTTGGAAAAACTAGGCCAGCCAAGTTCGGTTTACAGGGAATCAAATATGACGATAGGTTACATGATGATCGTTTTTTACAACTAAAGTGAACCTGCTATACATCTATGACTATAGCATACACACCTTCTTGTATGACTTGTATGTTTACCTGATATAGTAAGGCTCCATTTGTAGAATTCTACAGAGTCATTCACAAAATGTGCTGCAACTTCCATCTTGATTACACtgcagagaaaaataaagaatgaaagagagagagagaaagaaagagcaagagagaaagaaagagagaatgaaagagaaagagagaaagagggggttAGAGTCAATCATCAAAAGATCTTGAGGGTCTCCggatagtgtgtttgtgtgtgtgtgtgcatgtgtgtgtgtgtgtgtgtgtgtgtgtgtatgtctgtgtgtctgtatatatgtgtctgtgtccactAACATTGAGTCCTACTATGCAATCACCGCTCGCTCTCCTACTCTAAAAACGGTGGCAGTGTGGGCAAGTGCGGGTCATCATTATTAAAGGGG
This genomic interval carries:
- the LOC130374926 gene encoding LOW QUALITY PROTEIN: protein SOGA3-like (The sequence of the model RefSeq protein was modified relative to this genomic sequence to represent the inferred CDS: deleted 1 base in 1 codon), whose translation is MEVAAHFVNDSVEFYKWSLTISDKRVEKWPMMSSPLPTLAISCLYLLFLWAGPRYMQDRQPFVLRKTLIVYNFSMVVLNFYIAKELLIASRAAGYSYLCQPVNYSEDENEVRVCGPPHEDNEDLKCQLAFIKEEAVLMRKKTATIDKEKDRLDQELQKYRSFYGDLDSPHPKGEAGGPPTTRESELKLRLRLVEEEANILGRKIVELEVENRGLRAELDDQRGEGEGGEDGGRGPGGVGRGRGLREDLTELRQQLQLVEDEAELLRRNLADSEDQNKRVTTELNKMRFKAGTLEGGGRHGGGGAAAALAMDSAKVDALQEELKMARLQINDLSGKVMQLQYENRVLLSNMQRYDLASHLGVRASPRDSDADSDGGGGGGGPGGGDDSAPSARLQPPHRKREGPVGGESDPDEVRNGNNGGGGNGVGRCLTPTRGLYTPTGLDGGALPSSASSSPTAAFARFLPGGGGGGRGGGGGGGISGLRERQQMMDIRMEAERLVRTMDRLIADTASIISDARVYGGGGELMFGRGGGGGGEERGREEEQEGLGIGMGGRFREHELLYRISAQMKAFRKELQAFIDRLELPQLEGRDTEEPLSMFQPIILLILILVLFSSLSYATIFKLVFLFTLFFVL